The Kwoniella dendrophila CBS 6074 chromosome 1, complete sequence genome contains a region encoding:
- a CDS encoding alkylated DNA repair protein AlkB: MSESDKTTQYTAFRLAEKHFKNRASRDKLPSLRKYQDTLVDLSRPHRQEDDPLWHAGWWSPLNDADVKSASWMPWTFGKGKERDKGERPELSISELKEIQLKDGKVGWIVEPETEPGSVIGYEEIVARNKSWTGDIPSDKLKEKTVSQLMGEIRWANLGWVYQWSTKSYDLSREIPIPFPPELAKICRKVSASVPWAEVWPAHSCGWETWEEDYAPDTGIVNFYQEGQTLMAHVDRSELDPARPLVSLSLGHSAILLLGTTSRQDPPRPIVLRSGDCLIMSGNGRQAYHGVPRILEGTLPSHFGPLETDTDSMAAIKRFISSARININARQVFPPGFQRRDIT; encoded by the exons ATGTCCGAATCAGATAAAACAACCCAGTACACCGCATTCCGACTGGCTGAAAAGCATTTCAAAAACCGCGCATCAAGGGATAAACTCCCCTCGCTTCGAAAATACCAAGATACTCTTGTCGATCTATCACGACCACATCGTCAGGAAGATGACCCATTATGGCACGCTGGCTGGTGGAGTCCTCTTAACGATGCAGATGTCAAGTCAGCAAGCTGGATGCCTTGGACTTTTGGCAAAGGCAAGGAGAGGGACAAGGGAGAACGTCCTGAACTGTCAATATCAGAGCTGAAGGAGATACAGCTAAAGGATGGAAAAGTCGGATGGATAGTCGAACCAG AAACAGAACCTGGGTCAGTGATAGGATATGAGGAGATCGTTGCACGAAACAAGAGTTGGACGGGCGATATACCCAGTGAcaagttgaaagaaaaaaCGGTATCTCAGCTCATGGGGGAAATAAGATGGGCTAATCTAGGTTGGGTCTACCAG TGGTCAACCAAATCGTACGATTTGAGTCGAGAGATTCCTATTCCCTTCCCGCCCGAATTGGCGAAGATATGTCGCAAGGTGTCTGCTTCGGTGCCATGGGCAGAAGTTTGGCCCGCACACTCTTGTGGATGGGAGACATGGGAAGAGGATTATG CTCCTGATACAGGAATTGTTAACTTCTATCAGGAAGGTCAAACGTTGATGGCACACGTGGACCGCTCAGA ACTGGATCCTGCACGACCCTTGGTCTCTCTATC CCTTGGCCATTCTGCCATCTTACTGCTCGGTACCACTTCTCGCCAGGACCCTCCGAGACCAATAGTGCTGCGTTCAGGCGATTGCCTAATAATGAGCGGAAACGGTAGGCAAGCTTATCACG GTGTGCCCCGCATTCTGGAAGGAACATTACCTTCCCACTTTGGTCCACTAGAGACAGACACTGATAGTATGGCAGCAATCAAGCGTTTCATCTCATCTGCAagaatcaacatcaatgCAAGGCAGGTATTCCCTCCGGGATTTCAAAGGCGAGATATCACGTAG